CGAGCACGTCGCGCGCGCCAATTCCGGCCCGCTCGACGAGGCGGCCATCCGGCGGCTGTTTGAACGGATCATCGACGAAGCGCGGCGGCTCGAGCGCCTCGCACAACGCGGATAAAATGTAAGTGAGGGACACATGGTGGTCGTCATGGAGGAGCGCGCAACCGAAGAACAGGTGCAGCAGGTCATCGCGCATCTCATGGAGATGGGCTTTGACGTGCACCGATCGACCGGAGCGCTGCGGACGGTCCTGGGTGCGGTGGGCGGCAATCGCCAGGCGGACCCGAGGCTGATCGAGGTGCTGGACGGCGTGCACGAAGTGCTGCGCATCACCGAGCCTTACAAGCTCGCGAGCCGGACGTTCAAGCCGGACAACACGGTGATCACGGTCGGCGACGTGCGGATCGGCGGCGACGAGGTCATCGTGATGGCCGGGCCGTGTTCGGCCGAGAGCGAGTCGCAGGTGGAGACGACGGCGGCGGCCGTGAAGCGCGCGGGCGCCAAGATCCTGCGGGGCGGGGCGTTCAAGCCGCGCAGCTCGCCGTACAGCTTCCAGGGGCTCGGCGAGGACGGCCTGAAGATGTTGCGCGGCGCCGCCGATCGCCACGGCCTCAAGCTCGTGTCCGAGGTGATGGATCTCAGCCAGATCGAGCTCATCTCCCGCTACGTCGACATCCTGCAGGTCGGCGCGCGCAACATGCAGAACTTCACGCTGCTGCGCGAGCTGGGCCGGACCCGCAAGCCCGTGCTCCTCAAGCGGGGCATCTCGGCGACGATCGAGGAATGGCTGCTCTCGGCGGAGTACGTCCTGGCGGGCGGCAACATGGACGTGATCCTGTGCGAGCGGGGCATTCGGACCTTCGAGAGCTACACGCGCAACACCCTCGATATTTCCGCGATCCCGGTCGTCCAGAAGCTGAGTCACCTGCCGGTGATCGTCGACCCGAGCCACGGCACCGGCCGGCGCGACAAGGTGGCGCCGATGGCGCGCGCCTCGGTCGCGGCGGGCGCCGACGGTCTCATCATCGAGGTCCACTGCGATCCGGATCACGCCAGGAGCGACGGCGCTCAGAGCCTGTTCC
This Acidobacteriota bacterium DNA region includes the following protein-coding sequences:
- the aroF gene encoding 3-deoxy-7-phosphoheptulonate synthase, translated to MVVVMEERATEEQVQQVIAHLMEMGFDVHRSTGALRTVLGAVGGNRQADPRLIEVLDGVHEVLRITEPYKLASRTFKPDNTVITVGDVRIGGDEVIVMAGPCSAESESQVETTAAAVKRAGAKILRGGAFKPRSSPYSFQGLGEDGLKMLRGAADRHGLKLVSEVMDLSQIELISRYVDILQVGARNMQNFTLLRELGRTRKPVLLKRGISATIEEWLLSAEYVLAGGNMDVILCERGIRTFESYTRNTLDISAIPVVQKLSHLPVIVDPSHGTGRRDKVAPMARASVAAGADGLIIEVHCDPDHARSDGAQSLFPTQFEHLMAELRIIAPAIGRSICIEPAMRRGWAAT